The Drosophila biarmipes strain raj3 chromosome 2L, RU_DBia_V1.1, whole genome shotgun sequence genome has a window encoding:
- the LOC108027924 gene encoding protein cornichon homolog 4, producing the protein MFLPETATYCITLLVYGAILLLLIYYVLTLADLECDYLNAQECCRRLNFWVIPKFGSHALLCVLLLLGGHWIMFLVNLPMVVWLFYELHRQRRDSLGVYDPVDIHSRGLLKVHLRNCMIYLGYYFVMFFVGLYCLISSLIKGDPIKRYEDDEIVTDF; encoded by the exons ATGTTTCTTCCCGAAACCGCCACATACTGCATCACCCTGCTGGTCTATGGGGCTATCCTCCTGCTGCTGATTTACTAT GTCCTGACGCTGGCGGATCTGGAGTGCGACTACCTGAATGCCCAGGAGTGCTGCCGGCGACTGAACTTCTGGGTGATACCCAAGTTCGGATCCCATGCTCTGCTGTGcgtgctcctgctcctcggaGGCCACTGGATAATGTTTCTGGTCAACCTCCCGATGGTTGTTTGGTTGTTCTACGAACTCCATCGCCAGCGACGCGACAGCCTGGGAGTCTACGATCCGGTGGACATACACAGTCGCGGATTGCTGAAAGTCCACCTGAGGAATTGTATGATCTACCTGGGCTACTACTTCGTCATGTTCTTCGTGGGCTTGTACTG CCTCATTTCATCGCTGATCAAGGGGGATCCCATCAAGCGATACGAGGACGACGAAATAGTCACGGATTTCTGA
- the LOC108027923 gene encoding uncharacterized protein LOC108027923, with the protein MSFIDQEVTEFRAKCEKQVPHTKIIICSSSLIRVDIFPERPNRLMTVCLRFPENYPQSTQILVELKSRVYSDMLLTELTRLIDDYARDFLGKPQALLVLAFAQQYLTDNPLCVCLDEIKQLRADIKTGGTESQLKLKQKHRSVELVAKGGRYTYRVTAVVPDSYPMQSVELRSQESNLPAVLVRYLNGQSREIARQCVEPPIRLSKDQLANFRPSRSLQRSLKFCLEATRDFHVELCPICDRTVLPEYPEDIDADDNSDFFIERVYCGHLFHQGCLKKYLSEPPFPKGGKLCPAQRRHPRSDAQTYMGRPQGGGATVSRAPDDAVCGIKLAHDRWVVSVKTAEARWAQKQARQRELEEVVDFLQ; encoded by the coding sequence ATGAGCTTTATTGACCAGGAAGTTACGGAGTTCCGGGCAAAATGTGAGAAGCAGGTGCCGCACACAAAGATCATAATCTGCTCCAGCTCCCTGATCCGGGTAGACATCTTTCCGGAGAGGCCCAACCGCCTGATGACCGTGTGCCTGCGCTTTCCGGAGAACTATCCGCAGAGCACTCAAATCCTCGTGGAGCTCAAGAGTCGTGTGTACTCCGACATGCTGCTGACGGAGCTCACCCGGCTGATCGACGACTATGCCAGGGACTTCCTCGGAAAGCCACAGGCGCTCCTGGTCCTGGCCTTTGCCCAGCAGTATTTAACGGATAACCCCCTGTGCgtgtgcctggacgagatcaaGCAGCTGAGGGCCGACATCAAGACGGGAGGAACGGAGAGCCAGCTGAAGCTAAAGCAGAAACACCGCAGCGTGGAGCTGGTGGCCAAGGGAGGCCGCTACACCTACAGAGTCACCGCTGTTGTCCCGGATAGTTATCCTATGCAGAGTGTAGAGCTGCGGAGTCAGGAGTCCAATCTTCCGGCCGTGCTTGTGCGCTACCTCAATGGCCAGTCGCGTGAGATAGCCCGCCAGTGCGTGGAGCCGCCAATCCGGCTTAGCAAGGATCAATTGGCTAATTTCCGGCCATCCAGGAGTCTTCAGCGCTCGCTAAAGTTCTGTCTGGAGGCCACCCGGGACTTCCATGTCGAGCTTTGCCCCATTTGTGATAGAACCGTGCTGCCGGAGTATCCGGAGGATATAGACGCCGATGACAATTCGGACTTCTTTATCGAGCGCGTCTATTGTGGCCACCTGTTTCACCAGGGTTGCCTTAAGAAGTACCTGTCGGAGCCTCCCTTTCCCAAGGGCGGCAAACTATGCCCGGCCCAGCGCCGCCATCCGCGCTCCGATGCCCAGACCTACATGGGAAGGCCCCAGGGAGGCGGAGCCACCGTGTCCCGGGCTCCGGATGATGCTGTGTGTGGCATCAAGCTGGCCCACGATCGCTGGGTGGTCAGCGTGAAGACGGCGGAGGCTCGCTGGGCCCAGAAACAGGCTCGCCAGCGGGAACTGGAGGAGGTGGTTGACTTCCTGCAATAA
- the LOC108027838 gene encoding serine--tRNA ligase, cytoplasmic: MVLDLDLFRSDKGGNPDAVRENQKKRFKDVALVETVIAKDTEWRQCRHRADNLNKVKNVCSKVIGEKMKKKEPVGAMSEDLPAGITQDLTEIVAETLQPLTVNQIKQLRILIDNAMTENQKTLELAEQTRNTSLREVGNHLHESVPVSNDEEENRVERTFGDCEKRGKYSHVDLIVMIDGMNAEKGAVVSGGRGYFLTGAAVFLEQALIQHALHLLYARDYVPLYTPFFMRKEVMQEVAQLSQFDEELYKVVGKGSEKAEEVGVDEKYLIATSEQPIAAYHRDEWLPEASLPIKYAGLSTCFRQEVGSHGRDTRGIFRVHQFEKVEQFVLTSPHDNKSWEMMDEMIGNAEQFCQSLGIPYRVVNIVSGALNHAASKKLDLEAWFGGSGAYRELVSCSNCLDYQARRLLVRYGQTKKMNASVDYVHMLNATMCAATRVICAILETHQTETGIKVPEPLKKYLPAKFQDEIPFVKPAPIDLELAAAEKQKGKKEKTKKDPAAG, encoded by the coding sequence ATGGTGCTGGATCTGGATCTGTTTCGCAGCGACAAGGGCGGCAACCCGGACGCCGTGCGCGAGAACCAAAAGAAGCGCTTCAAGGATGTCGCGCTGGTGGAGACGGTGATCGCCAAGGACACGGAGTGGCGTCAGTGCCGCCACCGCGCCGACAACCTGAACAAGGTGAAGAACGTCTGCAGCAAGGTGATCGGCgagaaaatgaagaaaaaggAGCCAGTGGGCGCCATGAGCGAGGACCTGCCGGCCGGCATCACCCAGGACCTCACCGAGATCGTTGCCGAAACCCTGCAGCCGCTGACCGTCAACCAGATCAAGCAGCTGCGCATCCTCATCGACAACGCCATGACTGAGAACCAGAAGACCCTAGAGCTCGCGGAGCAGACGAGAAACACCTCGCTGCGGGAGGTGGGAAACCACCTGCACGAGTCCGTCCCCGTGTCCAACGACGAAGAGGAGAACCGCGTGGAGCGCACCTTCGGCGACTGCGAGAAGCGCGGCAAGTACTCGCATGTGGACCTGATCGTGATGATCGACGGCATGAACGCCGAGAAGGGAGCCGTGGTGTCCGGCGGACGAGGCTACTTCCTTACTGGAGCCGCCGTCTTCTTGGAGCAGGCTCTCATTCAGCACGCCCTGCATCTGCTGTACGCCCGTGACTATGTGCCCCTGTACACGCCCTTCTTCATGCGCAAGGAGGTGATGCAGGAGGTGGCCCAGTTGTCGCAGTTCGACGAGGAGCTCTACAAGGTGGTGGGCAAGGGCAGCGAGAAGGCCGAGGAGGTGGGCGTGGACGAGAAGTACCTGATCGCCACATCTGAGCAGCCCATCGCTGCCTACCATCGCGACGAGTGGCTGCCAGAGGCTTCGCTGCCCATTAAGTACGCCGGTCTGTCGACCTGCTTCCGCCAGGAGGTGGGTTCCCATGGTCGCGATACTCGCGGCATTTTCCGCGTCCACCAGTTCGAGAAGGTGGAGCAGTTCGTGCTCACCTCCCCGCACGACAACAAGTCGTGGGAGATGATGGACGAGATGATCGGCAATGCGGAGCAGTTCTGCCAGTCGCTGGGCATTCCATATCGTGTGGTGAACATCGTCTCCGGTGCCCTCAACCATGCCGCCTCCAAGAAGCTGGATCTAGAGGCTTGGTTCGGCGGCAGCGGTGCCTACAGAGAGCTGGTCTCGTGCTCCAACTGCCTGGACTACCAGGCTCGTCGTTTGCTGGTCCGCTATGGCCAGACCAAGAAGATGAACGCCTCCGTCGACTATGTGCACATGCTGAACGCCACAATGTGCGCCGCCACTCGAGTCATCTGCGCTATCCTGGAGACCCATCAGACAGAGACGGGCATCAAGGTGCCGGAGCCACTGAAGAAGTACTTGCCGGCCAAGTTCCAGGATGAGATTCCGTTCGTCAAGCCCGCTCCTATTGATCTGGAGCTGGCTGCCGCTGAGAAACAAAAGGGCAAGAAGGAGAAGACCAAGAAGGACCCTGCTGCTGGTTGA
- the LOC108027840 gene encoding uncharacterized abhydrolase domain-containing protein DDB_G0269086 → MSHLKHREKPNKETRWDRIRKRHHQVNPLGLKTDAVRRLIEADYVGRRQERILIEGEDTKQLNPSVIMDMRHKMFQKIPHKLPLATIAHDHGNSLEATKAHNLEVEQRFIDNQLKNFRQQLSRQFQRTKSHRVPPTKPDFKLNHAPLVKSLAQAAHHIDNFYNTPVQALGEMAQMCSETKSVATKSLIQQLRAEPEKEADMDCEWEEQEAQVMEIPAFLEEQVISFDALEYRNFTKQVQADESKAKLLRCRTPSPLTSTEEFFRPMRAAAERQMLHVRTVRHEEELQQENKQEQVQQPEGNPSSLKRESSTCSNTSDGIDSVISDLAEEALYELQLEAAEKQKDEIDKELPIPSKHVQFQLPQRKTPTPSTHPIGESEAEPEPEPLLIRRIELPKVVVKPKEPEPPELSCDSDDESDVAPTHEKQKIIDQLFKARANTQLVMMRKYFLKWIHFTTMEKIEREQGKTSQARDNRVQKINAFLDKVRQEKKRQRTETVAETGKTSSKTVEQREEAVKLAKQFKNKLKVQQDIIDLQRIKLERQERLIMQLKLTKLSDEAKEAREDLKQELKTVIRCGDPKAKAKAKCLQLIGSLRDAEDEELDQLRGKALLQPRFLQHMQERATERSMRHEQARQRRAQADAEREAAKAALEEAKRQEDEEAKRLRMEVLKEKRRQEKMAKVLKERERQRFIENQRKAVEFSRRLLLRRIGMEGFKRLLQRKRENLVKSEEFRCQLIKKNAFRSWHSYAAYRQREKIIRAERCWHNILKRRAMHAWIVYVQNEKSKMMVAIDWHALHAMEHWFGRWHKYTARCKMIEDTKTRQAISHHDWHLKWKVLDCWRRLPQILKVEKETEERRQRWRMKIWELLPDYKPREDSLW, encoded by the exons ATGTCGCATCTTAAGCATCGGGAGAAACCCAATAAGGAGACACGCTGGGATCGCATCCGCAAGCGCCACCATCAGGTAAATCCCTTGGGCCTGAAGACGGATGCAGTGCGTCGCCTTATCGAGGCGGATTACGTTGGAAGGCGTCAGGAGCGGATTCTGATCGAAGGAGAAGATACTAAGCAGCTGAATCCCAGTGTCATAATGGACATGCGACATAAGATG TTTCAGAAAATACCACACAAACTACCCCTCGCCACCATAGCCCATGACCATGGCAACTCCCTAGAAGCCACCAAAGCGCACAATTTGGAGGTGGAGCAGCGTTTCATTGACAATCAGCTGAAGAATTTCCGCCAGCAGTTGTCCAGGCAGTTCCAGCGTACCAAATCCCATCGAGTGCCGCCCACCAAGCCGGACTTTAAGCTGAACCATGCTCCCCTGGTGAAGAGTCTGGCTCAAGCTGCCCATCACATTGACAACTTTTACAACACTCCTGTCCAGGCCTTGGGAGAGATGGCGCAGATGTGCTCCGAAACCAAGTCGGTGGCCACCAAGAGCCTGATCCAGCAACTTAGAGCGGAACCGGAGAAGGAGGCGGACATGGATTGCGAATGGGAGgagcaggaagcccaggtGATGGAGATACCCGCGTTCCTGGAGGAGCAAGTGATATCCTTTGATGCCCTGGAGTACCGCAACTTCACCAAGCAAGTTCAGGCGGATGAGAGCAAGGCGAAGCTCCTCCGGTGCCGTACGCCTAGCCCTCTGACCTCCACGGAGGAGTTCTTTAGACCCATGCGGGCAGCAGCAGAGCGCCAGATGCTGCACGTCCGAACCGTTCGCCACGAGGAGGAGTTGCAGCAGGAGAATAAGCAGGAACAGGTGCAGCAGCCAGAAGGTAATCCTTCCTCGCTGAAAAGGGAATCCTCCACCTGCTCAAACACCAGCGATGGCATAGACTCCGTGATATCTGACTTGGCCGAGGAAGCGCTGTATGAACTCCAGTTGGAGGCAGCTGAGAAGCAGAAGGACGAGATCGACAAGGAGCTGCCCATCCCGTCCAAGCACGTGCAGTTCCAGTTGCCCCAAAGGAAGACTCCAACGCCGAGCACGCACCCCATTGGGGAATCCGAAGCCGAACCTGAACCGGAGCCCCTGCTCATCCGCCGGATAGAGTTGCCCAAGGTGGTGGTGAAGCCCAAGGAACCCGAGCCTCCTGAGCTGTCCTGCGATAGTGACGATGAGTCGGATGTGGCGCCTACCCACGAGAAACAAAAGATCATCGACCAGCTTTTTAAGGCCAGAGCTAACACCCAGTTGGTGATGATGCGCAAGTACTTTCTCAAGTGGATTCACTTCACAACGATGGAGAAGATCGAGCGGGAGCAGGGCAAGACGAGTCAGGCGCGGGACAATCGGGTGCAGAAAATCAACGCCTTTCTGGACAAGGTGCGGCAGGAGAAGAAGCGACAGCGCACAGAAACGGTGGCTGAAACGGGTAAAACCAGCAGTAAGACCGTGGAGCAGCGCGAGGAGGCCGTGAAGTTAGCCAAGCAGTTTAAGAACAA GCTTAAAGTGCAGCAGGACATCATTGACTTACAGCGGATCAAACTGGAGCGCCAGGAGCGGCTCATTATGCAACTCAAGTTGACGAAGCTCAGCGACGAGGCTAAAGAGGCGCGCGAGGATCTCAAGCAGGAGCTGAAGACGGTCATTCGCTGCGGCGATCCCAAGGCCAAAGCCAAGGCGAAATGCTTGCAGCTGATAGGCAGTCTGCGCGATGCGGAAGATGAGGAGTTGGACCAGCTTCGGGGCAAGGCGCTGCTGCAGCCACGCTTCCTCCAGCACATGCAGGAACGGGCCACCGAGCGGAGTATGCGTCATGAGCAGGCTCGTCAGCGGCGGGCACAGGCGGATGCGGAAAGGGAAGCAGCAAAGGCTGCCCTGGAGGAGGCCAAG CGCCAGGAGGACGAGGAAGCCAAACGTCTGAGGATGGAGGTTCTTAAGGAGAAGCGGCGCCAGGAGAAAATGGCCAAGGTCCTAAAGGAACGCGAACGCCAGCGCTTCATTGAGAACCAGCGCAAGGCCGTGGAGTTCAGTCGCAGGCTTCTGCTGAGGCGGATTGGCATGGAGGGCTTCAAACGACTTCTGCAGCGGAAACGCGAGAATCTGGTCAAGAGCGAGGAGTTCCGTTGCCAGCTGATCAAAAAGAACGCCTTCCGTTCGTGGCACAGCTATGCGGCCTATAGGCAGCGCGAGAAGATTATCCGAGCGGAGAGGTGTTGGCATAACATCCTCAAGCGCCGAGCCATGCACGCCTGGATTGTGTATGTGCAGAATGAGAAGAGCAAGATGATGGTGGCCATCGATTGGCATGCACTTCATGCCATGGAACACTGGTTTGGCCGGTGGCACAAGTATACCGCACGCTGCAAGATGATTGAGGACACCAAGACCCGGCAGGCCATCTCTCATCATGATTG GCACCTGAAATGGAAAGTCCTGGACTGCTGGCGACGCCTGCCGCAGATCCTCAAGGTCGAGAAGGAGACGGAGGAGCGCCGCCAACGATGGCGCATGAAGATCTGGGAACTACTACCAGATTACAAACCGAGAGAGGATAGCCTATGGTAa
- the LOC108027839 gene encoding palmitoyltransferase ZDHHC23 isoform X2 produces the protein MLIAFQDRLRLPWRGGAKRISPAAVAPAFIVPLMLGLATLNSKTAIVLMLTLVGFTIWGVHLAKRTATRTNFFLSWLVFSVFYMIIIFEFQVPLLELAPEENYALMFFSCAALYCLYSTKALSPLNLVSAQYGTTPKDELPGIAEASSGEEQAEAQTTLQMDSVLNLDDDEVVDMDTVERSGLMHGQPNICEICRKVTPRRAYHCPICGTCVKRRDHHSYWLNCCIGERNHVWYICGLALSEIALLLGANLTLTSICHPFMVVRPLGYPVLLPDDCSEVFEGFELGISFVVACYALLISAYIAFILTRQAYLWWTGSTLHEYKRASNAAGRNRIWSNWRAILK, from the exons ATGCTGATCGCCTTCCAAGATCGACTGCGTCTGCCATGGCGCGGCGGAGCCAAGCGAATCTCGCCCGCAGCTGTGGCTCCCGCGTTCATTGTGCCCCTCATGCTGGGATTGGCCACTCTGAACTCCAAGACCGCTATAGTGCTGATGCTCACTTTGGTGGGCTTCACCATCTGGGGCGTGCACCTGGCCAAGCGGACGGCCACGCGCACCAACTTCTTTCTCAGCTGGCTGGTCTTCTCGGTGTTCTACATGATCATCATCTTTGAGTTTCAGGTGCCTCTGCTGGAGCTGGCCCCGGAGGAGAATTACGCCCTTATGTTCTTCTCCTGTGCCGCTCTGTATTGTCTCTACTCTACCAAGGCACTGTCCCCATTGAATCTAGTCTCCGCTCAGTATGGAACCACGCCGAAAGATGAGCTGCCTGGCATCGCGGAGGCTTCTAGTGGCGAGGAGCAGGCAGAGGCACAGACTACGCTCCAGATGGATAGTGTGCTGAACTTGGATGACGACGAAGTGGTGGACATGGACACGGTTGAGCGTTCGGGCTTGATGCACGGGCAGCCCAACATCTGCGAGATCTGCCGGAAGGTGACTCCTAGGCGTGCCTACCACTGTCCCATCTGCGGAACCTGCGTGAAGAGGCGGGATCACCACAGCTACTGGCTCAACTGCTGCATCGGAGAGCGAAACCATGTGTGGTACATTTGCGGACTGGCTCTCTCGGAGATTGCACTCCTGCTGGGTGCTAACTTGACCCTAACATCGATTTGCCATCCTTTCATGGTGGTGCGACCGCTTGGTTACCCGGTGCTCCTACCCGACGATTGTAGTGAGGTGTTCGAGGGCTTTGA GCTGGGTATCTCCTTTGTAGTGGCTTGCTACGCTCTGCTCATTTCCGCCTACATCGCTTTTATACTCACACGACAGGCCTACTTGTGGTGGACGGGCTCCACCCTGCACGAATACAAACGCGCCTCCAACGCCGCAGGTCGCAATCGGATCTGGAGCAACTGGCGAGCCATATTGAAGTGA
- the LOC108027839 gene encoding palmitoyltransferase ZDHHC23 isoform X1 produces the protein MFLMSAGSSDFVSAAWRSEAEEAKSEANRNLCCCEYVAEDTRQRSHILGCCCNCVDFDLVCTRLVTCRAIDRRNIDGMLIAFQDRLRLPWRGGAKRISPAAVAPAFIVPLMLGLATLNSKTAIVLMLTLVGFTIWGVHLAKRTATRTNFFLSWLVFSVFYMIIIFEFQVPLLELAPEENYALMFFSCAALYCLYSTKALSPLNLVSAQYGTTPKDELPGIAEASSGEEQAEAQTTLQMDSVLNLDDDEVVDMDTVERSGLMHGQPNICEICRKVTPRRAYHCPICGTCVKRRDHHSYWLNCCIGERNHVWYICGLALSEIALLLGANLTLTSICHPFMVVRPLGYPVLLPDDCSEVFEGFELGISFVVACYALLISAYIAFILTRQAYLWWTGSTLHEYKRASNAAGRNRIWSNWRAILK, from the exons ATGTTCTTGATGTCAGCCGGCTCCTCCGATTTTGTGTCTGCCGCTTGGAGATCGGAGGCCGAGGAGGCTAAATCGGAGGCGAACAGGAACCTCTGCTGCTGTGAGTACGTGGCGGAGGACACCCGACAGCGATCGCACATCCTAGGATGCTGTTGTAACTGCGTAGACTTCGACTTAGTGTGCACAAG ACTCGTCACCTGCCGGGCCATTGATCGGAGGAACATAGACGGTATGCTGATCGCCTTCCAAGATCGACTGCGTCTGCCATGGCGCGGCGGAGCCAAGCGAATCTCGCCCGCAGCTGTGGCTCCCGCGTTCATTGTGCCCCTCATGCTGGGATTGGCCACTCTGAACTCCAAGACCGCTATAGTGCTGATGCTCACTTTGGTGGGCTTCACCATCTGGGGCGTGCACCTGGCCAAGCGGACGGCCACGCGCACCAACTTCTTTCTCAGCTGGCTGGTCTTCTCGGTGTTCTACATGATCATCATCTTTGAGTTTCAGGTGCCTCTGCTGGAGCTGGCCCCGGAGGAGAATTACGCCCTTATGTTCTTCTCCTGTGCCGCTCTGTATTGTCTCTACTCTACCAAGGCACTGTCCCCATTGAATCTAGTCTCCGCTCAGTATGGAACCACGCCGAAAGATGAGCTGCCTGGCATCGCGGAGGCTTCTAGTGGCGAGGAGCAGGCAGAGGCACAGACTACGCTCCAGATGGATAGTGTGCTGAACTTGGATGACGACGAAGTGGTGGACATGGACACGGTTGAGCGTTCGGGCTTGATGCACGGGCAGCCCAACATCTGCGAGATCTGCCGGAAGGTGACTCCTAGGCGTGCCTACCACTGTCCCATCTGCGGAACCTGCGTGAAGAGGCGGGATCACCACAGCTACTGGCTCAACTGCTGCATCGGAGAGCGAAACCATGTGTGGTACATTTGCGGACTGGCTCTCTCGGAGATTGCACTCCTGCTGGGTGCTAACTTGACCCTAACATCGATTTGCCATCCTTTCATGGTGGTGCGACCGCTTGGTTACCCGGTGCTCCTACCCGACGATTGTAGTGAGGTGTTCGAGGGCTTTGA GCTGGGTATCTCCTTTGTAGTGGCTTGCTACGCTCTGCTCATTTCCGCCTACATCGCTTTTATACTCACACGACAGGCCTACTTGTGGTGGACGGGCTCCACCCTGCACGAATACAAACGCGCCTCCAACGCCGCAGGTCGCAATCGGATCTGGAGCAACTGGCGAGCCATATTGAAGTGA
- the LOC108027819 gene encoding histidine protein methyltransferase 1 homolog has translation MFKFNFEVEEDASEDPQSVKSPIFEKDAEEADSEKTKDIDWYQAVKVQPTDNLISILDFYELNAKEIEVGKTTIRHLVAGFLLDDIKAQSDLQDLDIRKSEENHSDLIAGVYEGGAKIWECTDDLLQYLSEKHEDSFWKDKRVLDLGCGSGLLGIYAIKQGARVDFQDYNKDVLEYITYPNILLNVEETLTDDEKLKFLDTNTNLYAGDWSHFAELTKDLEKYDLILTSETIYNTENQGKLLETFAGRLKSDGVVLVAAKSHYFGVGGGLEQFSGKIKQGNVFRSESVWQADENLKRGILQLNFK, from the exons atgtttaaatttaatttcgaaGTCGAAGAGGATGCCTCTGAAGATCCCCAGTCCGTTAAGAGTCCCATTTTTGAAAAGGATGCCGAAGAAGCTGATTCGGAAAAGACAAAGGACATAGATTGGTACCAGGCGGTGAAAGTACAGCCCACAGATAACTTGATTTCCATATTGGATTTCTACGAGCTGAATGCCAAGGAAATTGAAGTGGGAAAGACTACAATAAGACACCTCGTGGCCGGCTTTTTGCTGGACGATATTAAGGCTCAATCCGACTTGCAGGACCTTGATATCAGGAAGTCCGAGGAAAATCATTCAGACCTCATAGCCGGGGTCTACGAAGGCGGCGCCAAAATATGGGAATGCACAGACGATTTACTGCAGTATTTATCCGAAAAGCATGAGGACTCATTCTGGAAGGACAAACGAGTTCTGGATTTGGGTTGTGGCTCCGGTTTACTGGGTATATATGCCATTAAGCAAGGAGCACGTGTCGATTTTCAGGACTAT AACAAAGATGTTTTGGAATACATCACTTATCCGAATATTCTGCTAAATGTGGAGGAAACGCTAACTGACGACGAAAAGCTGAAGTTTTTGGACACAAATACAAACCTTTATGCTGGAGATTGGTCTCATTTCGCTGAACTGACGAAGGACCTGGAAAAATATGACCTAATACTTACCTCAGAAACCATTTACAATACTGAAAATCAGGGAAAACTGTTGGAAACATTTGCTGGTCGACTGAAATCCGATGGAGTCGTGTTGGTCGCTGCAAAATCTCATTATTTTGGAGTAGGAGGTGGCCTTGAACAATtttcgggaaagattaagcAGGGAAATGTTTTCCGAAGCGAAAGTGTCTGGCAAGCCGacgaaaatttgaaaagaggcattttgcaattaaattttaagtaa